The following proteins are co-located in the Micromonospora coriariae genome:
- a CDS encoding MFS transporter, protein MELHNNTGHPRRWAILGVLVISLLVVVLDNTILNVALRTLADPVHGLGASQGQLEWAINSYTLVFAGLLFTFGVLGDRAGRKRFLMIGLALFGLASLLSAYADSPAQLIAARALMGVGGAAIMPVTLSIISNVFDPRERGRAIGVWAGAVGLAVAIGPILGGGLLEHFWWGSVFLINVPVVAAGVVLVAVLVPESRDPRPGRVDILGVLLSVVGLVALSYGIIDGGEHGFGRPVAWGSILVGLAVLVWFVQHERRSDHPSLDVRLFRLPRFAAPVAIVGLVFFAAMGVMFFSSFYLQLVRDYSPLQTGLLFLPFAGAQLIFAPRSAAMVRRYGGRAVATVGLALTAAALAAFAFVDASTPIWIVLVVFFFQGVGMANIMPPATESIMSALPREKAGVGSAVSNTVRQVAGALGVAVLGSVLSAVYRADVDGALTGLPAQARDAANESISGAYAAAGQLGPAGPALISAANDAFVTAMHWAAALSALVAALGVLVVLRWMPGREDVADAPAAPIAEPELAGTA, encoded by the coding sequence ATGGAGCTGCACAACAACACCGGACACCCGAGGAGGTGGGCGATCCTGGGGGTGCTGGTGATCAGCCTCCTCGTCGTCGTCCTCGACAACACGATCCTCAACGTCGCCCTGCGTACCCTGGCCGACCCGGTGCACGGCCTGGGCGCCAGCCAGGGTCAGCTGGAATGGGCGATCAACTCTTACACGCTGGTCTTCGCCGGGCTGCTGTTCACCTTCGGGGTGCTCGGCGACCGCGCCGGCCGCAAGCGCTTCCTGATGATCGGGCTGGCGCTGTTCGGCCTGGCGTCGCTGCTCTCCGCGTACGCCGACAGCCCCGCACAGCTGATCGCGGCCCGCGCACTGATGGGGGTCGGCGGCGCGGCCATCATGCCGGTGACACTGTCGATCATCTCCAACGTCTTCGACCCGCGTGAGCGTGGCCGCGCGATCGGCGTCTGGGCCGGCGCGGTCGGGCTCGCGGTGGCGATCGGCCCGATCCTCGGCGGCGGGCTGCTGGAGCACTTCTGGTGGGGCTCGGTCTTCCTGATCAACGTGCCGGTGGTCGCCGCCGGCGTGGTCCTGGTCGCCGTGCTGGTCCCCGAGTCGCGTGACCCGCGTCCGGGTCGGGTCGACATCCTCGGCGTCCTGCTCTCCGTGGTCGGCCTGGTCGCCCTCTCCTACGGCATCATCGACGGCGGCGAGCACGGCTTCGGCCGGCCGGTCGCCTGGGGCTCGATCCTGGTCGGTCTGGCGGTGCTGGTCTGGTTCGTGCAGCACGAGCGGCGCAGCGACCACCCGTCGCTGGACGTCCGGCTGTTCCGCCTGCCCCGGTTCGCCGCTCCGGTGGCCATCGTCGGCCTGGTGTTCTTCGCCGCGATGGGCGTGATGTTCTTCAGCTCGTTCTACCTGCAACTGGTACGCGACTACAGCCCGCTGCAGACCGGCCTGCTCTTCCTGCCCTTCGCCGGCGCCCAGCTGATCTTCGCGCCGCGCAGCGCCGCCATGGTCCGCCGCTACGGTGGCCGGGCGGTCGCCACCGTCGGGCTGGCGCTGACCGCGGCGGCGCTCGCCGCGTTCGCCTTCGTCGACGCGTCCACCCCGATCTGGATCGTGCTGGTCGTCTTCTTCTTCCAGGGCGTCGGAATGGCGAACATCATGCCGCCGGCCACCGAGTCGATCATGTCGGCGCTGCCCCGGGAGAAGGCCGGCGTGGGCTCCGCGGTGAGCAACACCGTCCGCCAGGTGGCCGGTGCGCTCGGTGTGGCGGTCCTCGGCTCGGTGCTCTCCGCGGTCTACCGCGCCGACGTGGACGGCGCGCTGACCGGCCTGCCCGCGCAGGCCCGCGACGCCGCCAACGAGTCGATCTCCGGGGCGTACGCGGCGGCCGGGCAGCTCGGCCCGGCGGGGCCGGCGCTGATCTCGGCGGCCAACGACGCCTTCGTCACCGCCATGCACTGGGCGGCGGCGCTCTCCGCGCTGGTCGCGGCGCTCGGCGTCCTGGTGGTGCTGCGCTGGATGCCCGGCCGGGAGGACGTGGCGGACGCGCCGGCGGCGCCGATCGCCGAGCCCGAGTTGGCCGGGACGGCCTAG
- a CDS encoding TetR/AcrR family transcriptional regulator yields the protein MSDMTSTADAPRSPGRPRSLRADEAIIEATLDLLAEGSTIEALSIEAIAARAGVGKATIYRRWAGKDALLLDALRRLKGILPQPEGHSVRDDLVLLVGAIGKNVDPRASKIMPCLVPEVNRSPDHFRLYQNIIAPRRQLMREVLRRGIDEGLLRPDIDLEVTMALLTGPMLIQRVLQWNPELDERALPEQVVDAVLEGIRPR from the coding sequence ATGTCCGACATGACGTCCACTGCCGATGCTCCGCGGTCGCCCGGGCGACCGCGGAGCCTCCGCGCCGATGAGGCGATCATCGAGGCCACCCTCGACCTGCTCGCCGAGGGCAGCACCATCGAGGCGCTCTCGATCGAGGCGATCGCCGCCCGCGCCGGGGTTGGCAAGGCCACCATCTACCGCCGCTGGGCCGGCAAGGACGCGCTGCTGCTGGACGCGCTACGCCGGCTCAAGGGCATCCTGCCGCAGCCCGAGGGGCACTCCGTCCGCGATGACCTGGTGCTGCTCGTCGGCGCGATCGGGAAGAACGTCGACCCGCGAGCGTCGAAGATCATGCCGTGCCTGGTGCCCGAGGTGAACCGCAGCCCGGACCACTTCCGGCTCTACCAGAACATCATCGCCCCGCGCCGGCAGCTCATGCGCGAGGTGCTGCGGCGCGGCATCGACGAGGGCCTGCTCCGGCCCGACATCGACCTGGAGGTGACCATGGCGCTCCTGACCGGGCCGATGCTGATCCAGCGGGTACTGCAGTGGAACCCGGAGCTGGACGAGCGGGCCCTGCCGGAGCAGGTCGTCGACGCGGTGCTGGAGGGCATCCGCCCCCGCTGA